In Balaenoptera musculus isolate JJ_BM4_2016_0621 chromosome 17, mBalMus1.pri.v3, whole genome shotgun sequence, a genomic segment contains:
- the COMMD5 gene encoding COMM domain-containing protein 5 has translation MSAVGPAAPHLHRPGDSHSGCMSFLGAQLPPEVAAMPQLLRDLDRGTFRKLLKLVVSSLQGEDCREAVRRLGAGADLPEERLGALIAGTHTLLQQALRLPPASLKPDAFKNQLQELCIPQDLVVDLASVVFGSQRPLLDSVARQQGAWLPHVADFRWRVDVAISTSALARSLQPSVLMQLKLSDGSALRFEVPTAKFQELRFGVAMVLKEMADLEKRCERKLQG, from the coding sequence ATGTCTGCCGTGGGTCCTGCAGCTCCACACCTGCATCGCCCTGGTGACAGTCACAGTGGCTGCATGAGTTTCCTGGGCGCCCAGCTGCCTCCAGAGGTGGCAGCAATGCCCCAGCTCCTGAGGGACCTGGACAGGGGCACGTTCAGAAAGTTGCTGAAGCTGGTGGTCAGCAGCCTGCAGGGAGAAGATTGCCGTGAGGCTGTGCGGCGCCTCGGGGCTGGCGCAGACCTGCCTGAGGAGCGGCTGGGTGCCCTGATCGCTGGCACACACACCCTGCTCCAGCAGGCCCTCCGGCTGCCCCCGGCCAGCCTGAAGCCCGATGCCTTCAAGAACCAGCTCCAGGAGCTCTGCATTCCCCAAGACCTGGTCGTGGACTTGGCCAGCGTGGTGTTTGGGAGCCAGCGGCCTCTCCTTGACTCTGTGGCCAGGCAGCAGGGGGCCTGGCTGCCCCATGTTGCCGACTTCCGGTGGAGGGTGGACGTGGCCATCTCCACCAGCGCCCTGGCCCGCTCCCTGCAGCCAAGTGTCCTGATGCAGCTGAAGCTCTCGGATGGGTCGGCCCTCCGCTTCGAGGTCCCCACGGCCAAGTTCCAGGAGCTGCGGTTCGGTGTGGCCATGGTCCTGAAGGAGATGGCCGACCTGGAGAAGAGGTGCGAGCGCAAACTGCAGGGCTGA